A DNA window from Geoalkalibacter sp. contains the following coding sequences:
- a CDS encoding ferritin-like domain-containing protein, producing the protein MPQEFNLQEAVKLAVQTEKDVMDFYNRAASITKHERGRKVFQQLAQEEREHCSHFFKIYTGGDLGTFEQFIQTPPRMESAMLHTLQKALDENVHERRAMEIALKEEEDLARNLEQTAANIVDPAVRAVFERMAKETRDHFAVIESEYAHLMGMVHETDIDTFVRE; encoded by the coding sequence ATGCCGCAGGAATTTAATTTGCAGGAAGCCGTCAAACTCGCCGTGCAGACCGAAAAAGACGTCATGGATTTCTACAACCGCGCCGCCTCGATCACCAAGCACGAGCGGGGCCGCAAGGTGTTTCAGCAACTGGCCCAGGAAGAGCGCGAGCATTGCAGCCACTTCTTCAAGATCTACACCGGCGGCGATCTCGGCACCTTCGAGCAGTTCATCCAGACTCCCCCCCGCATGGAATCGGCCATGCTCCACACCCTGCAGAAGGCCCTCGACGAAAACGTGCATGAGCGCCGCGCCATGGAAATCGCCCTCAAGGAAGAGGAAGATCTCGCCAGGAATCTCGAGCAGACCGCCGCGAACATCGTCGATCCGGCGGTACGCGCCGTGTTCGAGCGCATGGCCAAGGAAACCCGCGACCACTTTGCCGTGATCGAGTCGGAATACGCCCACCTCATGGGCATGGTGCACGAAACCGACATCGACACCTTCGTGCGCGAGTAA
- a CDS encoding tRNA threonylcarbamoyladenosine dehydratase, protein MDNKLDSHRFSRMELLVGKEGLARLAAASVAVFGIGGVGGYAAEALARAGIGRLTLVDFDEICLTNVNRQIHALDGTIGRPKVQVMAERCRAINPRVAVEPLQAFYDAAGSDDLLGRGYDYVLDCIDHITAKLHLIQSCHERGLPIIASMGAANKLDPTHIKVGDLFHTQKCRLARILRKNLRKRGISRGVRVVYSTEEYRPLSAETAVCAEDCICPNRADQRWSCTDRRVILGSSSYIPPIFGLTMAGEVIRALLGEGKP, encoded by the coding sequence ATGGACAACAAACTCGATTCGCACCGTTTTTCACGCATGGAACTGCTCGTCGGCAAAGAGGGGCTGGCGCGCCTGGCCGCCGCCTCGGTGGCCGTCTTCGGCATCGGGGGGGTGGGCGGTTATGCCGCCGAGGCCCTAGCGCGCGCCGGCATCGGGCGGCTGACCCTCGTCGACTTCGACGAGATCTGCCTGACCAACGTCAATCGCCAGATCCATGCCCTTGACGGGACCATCGGCCGCCCCAAGGTGCAGGTCATGGCAGAGCGCTGCCGCGCCATCAATCCGCGCGTCGCCGTCGAGCCCCTCCAGGCTTTCTACGATGCCGCGGGCAGCGACGATCTGCTGGGGCGCGGCTACGATTACGTGCTCGACTGCATCGACCACATCACCGCCAAGCTGCACCTGATTCAGAGCTGCCATGAGCGCGGCCTGCCCATCATCGCCTCCATGGGCGCGGCCAACAAGCTCGACCCGACCCATATCAAGGTGGGCGATCTGTTTCACACGCAGAAGTGCCGCCTGGCGCGCATCCTGCGCAAGAACCTGCGCAAGCGCGGCATCAGTCGCGGCGTGCGAGTCGTCTATTCCACCGAGGAATACCGACCCCTGAGCGCGGAAACGGCCGTGTGCGCCGAGGACTGCATCTGCCCCAATCGCGCCGACCAGCGCTGGAGTTGCACCGACCGCCGCGTGATTCTCGGCAGTTCCTCCTACATTCCGCCGATCTTCGGCCTGACCATGGCCGGCGAGGTAATCCGCGCGCTGCTCGGCGAAGGCAAGCCCTAG
- a CDS encoding dodecin, translating to MTYGEGRIYKKIEVIGISPKSIEEAIQAAVSRASQSLERISWFEVQEVRGHVGPEGKVTEYQVVLKVSFELK from the coding sequence ATGACCTACGGAGAAGGACGGATCTACAAGAAAATCGAAGTGATCGGCATTTCCCCCAAGAGCATCGAGGAGGCGATACAGGCCGCGGTGAGCCGCGCCAGCCAATCCCTGGAGCGTATTTCCTGGTTCGAGGTGCAGGAGGTGCGCGGCCATGTGGGGCCCGAAGGCAAGGTCACCGAGTATCAGGTCGTCCTCAAGGTCTCCTTCGAACTCAAGTAG
- the radC gene encoding RadC family protein, with protein MSDTSRRIKDWPQAERPREKLLDRGPEALSDAELLALVLRTGDAATRTSALDHARLLLARFGGLRRLAAASIAELRDIKGIGPAKAAELQAVFQIARRFADDRLRPGDRFTSSEEVFRSFHERLRDHKREVFYTLLLDSKNRVIREVPISEGSLTASIVHPREVFAPVIRESASAVLFVHNHPSGDPTPSREDIEITRRLKDVGELVGVRVLDHIVVGSGRYVSFADRGLL; from the coding sequence ATGTCCGACACCAGCCGGCGCATCAAGGACTGGCCGCAGGCCGAGCGGCCGCGGGAAAAACTGCTCGATCGCGGCCCCGAGGCGCTGAGCGACGCGGAACTGCTCGCCCTGGTGCTGCGCACCGGCGATGCCGCCACGCGCACCAGCGCCCTGGATCATGCCCGCCTGCTGCTCGCGCGCTTCGGCGGCCTGCGTCGACTGGCCGCGGCGAGCATCGCCGAGCTTCGCGACATCAAGGGCATCGGCCCGGCCAAGGCGGCCGAATTGCAGGCGGTGTTCCAGATCGCGCGGCGCTTCGCCGATGACCGGCTGCGCCCCGGCGATCGCTTCACCAGCTCCGAGGAGGTGTTTCGTTCCTTCCACGAGCGCCTGCGCGACCACAAGCGCGAGGTCTTCTACACCCTGCTGCTTGACAGCAAGAACCGCGTGATCCGCGAGGTCCCCATCTCCGAGGGCAGCCTCACCGCCAGCATCGTCCATCCGCGCGAGGTGTTCGCGCCGGTCATCCGCGAATCGGCCTCGGCGGTGCTCTTCGTCCACAACCACCCCTCGGGTGACCCCACCCCCAGCCGCGAAGACATCGAGATCACCCGCCGCCTCAAGGACGTCGGCGAACTGGTCGGCGTGCGCGTCCTCGACCACATCGTGGTCGGCAGCGGGCGCTATGTGTCCTTTGCCGATCGGGGTTTGCTGTAA
- a CDS encoding methyl-accepting chemotaxis protein, translated as MMTTSSVQDLSYIRKVFLFTHLTGLGAGVIFPFLVRPLLGPEVFSAAFWLICLAMGYAVGAMSFFYVRATLKKQLRLQLQLLQGLSGKMEVSEESVEGLMRAMESAVGRVQQLVGGTYDAIHELLPRLRSFAESGRYLADRAREGLAAALNTSKDVAAMEEKQREVMEQLENLTHRSQEEASISRELSASLEEMAGAMSRTRAKFQETSRIAEQMTASVDKVRRQADEVIRAVEGTTRDLDTIGDSLEKIRWGASSSAEASERVKRDAASGLEVVKNSIEEMERIEEESRRATEAMKRLSAQTGEVAKIIEVIKELVSDTELLAFNAAIIAAKAGEEGKGFSVVAEEIRDLADRTTTSAQDIHLIVKKISGDTREVTGAVEATAKRIATGKKLSLSTGEALRKIVESAVEAANASEQIARLTGEQNARAQSLLEQAGGSLSAVKSITRAMQEQQHDLTRIQQGVAEMRGGSDQMVRGMEEQVRANHEFDRSLNEREGQMRAVAEATRFQMEASQRVSSHFAKSEKRLRSNAEKAEDIIRGIGDMERLTDELRRLAEQFRRA; from the coding sequence ATGATGACCACTTCGTCCGTGCAGGATCTAAGTTATATCCGCAAGGTTTTTCTTTTCACGCACCTGACCGGTCTGGGCGCCGGCGTCATTTTCCCCTTCCTGGTGCGCCCGCTGCTGGGCCCGGAGGTTTTTTCCGCGGCCTTCTGGCTGATCTGCCTGGCCATGGGCTACGCCGTCGGCGCGATGAGTTTCTTCTACGTGCGCGCGACCCTCAAAAAACAGCTGCGCCTGCAATTGCAGCTTCTTCAGGGGCTCTCGGGCAAGATGGAGGTTTCCGAGGAGAGCGTCGAGGGCTTGATGCGCGCCATGGAATCGGCCGTCGGCCGGGTTCAGCAATTGGTGGGCGGCACCTACGACGCCATCCATGAGCTGCTGCCGCGCTTGCGCTCCTTCGCCGAGTCGGGTCGCTACCTTGCCGATCGCGCCCGCGAAGGGCTGGCCGCGGCGCTCAACACGAGCAAGGATGTGGCCGCCATGGAGGAAAAGCAGCGCGAGGTGATGGAGCAACTCGAAAACCTCACCCACCGCTCCCAGGAGGAAGCCTCTATTTCCCGGGAGTTGTCGGCGTCCCTTGAAGAGATGGCCGGCGCCATGAGCCGCACCCGCGCCAAGTTCCAGGAAACCTCGCGCATCGCCGAGCAGATGACCGCCAGCGTCGACAAGGTGCGCCGCCAGGCCGATGAAGTCATCCGGGCGGTGGAAGGCACCACCCGCGATCTCGACACCATCGGCGATTCCCTGGAGAAGATCCGCTGGGGCGCCTCTTCCAGCGCCGAGGCCTCGGAGCGGGTCAAGCGCGATGCCGCCAGCGGGCTGGAGGTGGTGAAGAACTCCATCGAGGAGATGGAGCGCATCGAGGAGGAAAGCCGGCGCGCCACCGAGGCGATGAAGCGGCTGTCCGCCCAGACCGGCGAGGTGGCCAAGATCATCGAGGTCATCAAGGAACTGGTCAGCGACACCGAACTGCTGGCCTTCAACGCCGCCATCATCGCCGCCAAGGCCGGCGAGGAAGGCAAGGGCTTTTCCGTGGTGGCCGAGGAGATCCGCGATCTCGCCGATCGCACGACGACCAGCGCCCAGGACATCCATCTCATCGTCAAGAAAATCTCGGGCGACACCCGCGAGGTGACCGGCGCCGTCGAGGCCACGGCCAAGCGCATCGCCACGGGCAAAAAACTCTCGCTCTCCACCGGCGAGGCGCTGCGCAAGATCGTCGAAAGCGCCGTGGAAGCCGCCAATGCCTCCGAGCAGATCGCGCGCCTCACCGGCGAGCAGAATGCCCGCGCCCAGTCCCTGCTTGAGCAGGCCGGCGGCAGCCTGAGCGCGGTCAAGTCCATCACCCGCGCCATGCAGGAGCAGCAGCACGACCTGACCCGCATCCAGCAGGGCGTGGCGGAGATGCGCGGCGGCTCCGACCAGATGGTGCGCGGCATGGAAGAGCAGGTGCGCGCCAACCATGAATTCGACCGCAGCCTCAACGAGCGCGAGGGGCAGATGCGCGCGGTGGCCGAAGCGACGCGCTTTCAGATGGAAGCCTCGCAGCGCGTGTCCAGCCATTTCGCCAAATCCGAAAAGCGCCTGCGCAGCAACGCTGAAAAGGCCGAGGACATCATCCGCGGCATCGGCGACATGGAGCGGCTCACCGACGAGTTGCGGCGACTGGCCGAACAGTTCAGGCGCGCCTGA
- a CDS encoding TatD family hydrolase: MNGAAQLFDTHVHLDCSPLVERLDEELALACAAKVGGFVVPGVAPADWPRLLETVDRAPEAWAAPGIHPLAADRWNETTAKDLAALLEHPKVVALGEIGLDTLLDEPPPSIQENALRGQLRLAREAGLPVLIHCRGAHGRLLEILREERAGERGGILHAFSGSLETARQAIDLGFAIGFGGTLTYPNARRAPEVLKALPAEWIVLETDAPDLASHPHRGQDNRPAWLALIAAEVARIRNWSLEETARITTENACRVLKLAGTRAARPETNDKGQITKDSL, from the coding sequence ATGAACGGCGCGGCGCAACTCTTCGATACCCATGTGCATCTTGATTGCTCGCCCTTGGTGGAGCGCCTCGACGAAGAACTCGCCTTGGCGTGCGCGGCCAAGGTCGGCGGCTTCGTCGTGCCCGGCGTGGCCCCCGCGGACTGGCCGCGGCTGCTGGAAACCGTGGACAGGGCCCCCGAGGCCTGGGCCGCGCCCGGCATCCATCCCCTGGCCGCCGACCGCTGGAATGAAACGACGGCGAAGGATCTCGCCGCTCTGCTCGAACATCCCAAGGTCGTGGCGCTGGGCGAAATCGGCCTCGACACCTTGCTCGACGAGCCGCCCCCGTCCATTCAGGAGAACGCTCTGCGCGGCCAATTGCGCCTGGCGCGCGAGGCCGGTCTGCCGGTGCTGATTCACTGCCGCGGGGCGCATGGGCGGCTGCTGGAGATCCTGCGCGAGGAACGAGCCGGGGAGCGGGGCGGGATTCTGCATGCCTTTTCCGGCAGCCTCGAAACGGCGCGCCAGGCCATCGACCTGGGCTTCGCCATCGGCTTCGGCGGCACCCTCACCTATCCCAACGCGCGCCGCGCCCCCGAAGTGCTCAAGGCCCTGCCCGCCGAATGGATCGTGCTCGAAACCGATGCCCCGGATCTGGCATCCCACCCTCACCGGGGCCAGGACAACCGCCCGGCTTGGCTCGCCCTGATCGCCGCCGAAGTCGCCCGCATCCGCAACTGGAGCCTGGAAGAAACCGCCCGCATCACCACGGAAAATGCCTGCCGGGTGCTGAAATTAGCGGGAACGCGAGCGGCGAGACCCGAAACAAATGACAAAGGACAAATAACCAAGGACAGCCTTTAA
- a CDS encoding TRAP transporter large permease, with product MEASYFIILALLLGCLAATVPVFMALFFTGLFGLTFIAGIDPLVAVEVLYRSMDKFALIVVLFFVLCGNIMTTGTIVQKLVKTANVLVGFLPGGLAMAGILACGFFGAISGSTVATVVAIGGFMIPALVQHGYQERFSVGVMTTAPILGVIIPPSIAMILYAMVTNDSLEALFLTGFIPGFMIMGAMSLYAWLVCRRQGVPTQPKPTLREVAAVLRESIWALLLPVLIFGGIYSGFFTANEAAVVACFYAFFVELVIHRDMKFRDVKKVVVSSAVTSATLLVIVAGASVFGEYLTFEQIPTKIADAVVSNISSQWVFLLAVNLLLLVIGMFMDIISATLILTPIFLPLLKQFGVDTLHFGLLMTINLGIGYCTPPLGVSLYISGAMVDKGVLYVSRAVLPFVLIQLAILLLLTFWPDAVLLLPRWFYGYGG from the coding sequence ATGGAAGCCAGTTATTTCATCATTCTCGCCCTGTTGCTCGGCTGTCTCGCCGCCACGGTGCCGGTGTTCATGGCGCTGTTCTTCACCGGCCTGTTCGGCTTGACCTTCATCGCCGGCATCGATCCCCTGGTGGCGGTGGAAGTGCTCTACCGCAGCATGGATAAGTTCGCGCTGATCGTCGTGCTGTTTTTCGTGCTGTGCGGCAACATCATGACCACCGGCACCATCGTGCAGAAGCTGGTCAAGACCGCCAACGTGCTGGTCGGCTTCCTGCCCGGCGGCCTGGCCATGGCGGGGATTCTCGCCTGCGGCTTTTTCGGCGCCATTTCCGGCTCGACCGTGGCCACCGTGGTCGCCATCGGCGGCTTTATGATCCCGGCCCTGGTGCAGCACGGCTACCAGGAGCGCTTCAGTGTCGGCGTCATGACCACCGCGCCGATTCTCGGCGTGATCATCCCGCCCTCCATCGCCATGATCCTCTATGCCATGGTCACCAACGATTCCCTCGAAGCCCTGTTTCTCACGGGCTTCATTCCGGGATTCATGATCATGGGCGCCATGTCGCTCTATGCCTGGCTGGTCTGTCGCCGCCAGGGCGTGCCGACGCAGCCCAAGCCGACCCTGCGCGAGGTCGCGGCGGTGCTGCGCGAGAGCATCTGGGCGCTGCTGCTGCCGGTGCTGATCTTCGGCGGTATCTATTCGGGCTTTTTCACCGCCAACGAAGCGGCGGTGGTGGCCTGCTTCTACGCCTTCTTCGTCGAGCTGGTGATTCACCGCGACATGAAATTTCGCGACGTGAAGAAGGTGGTGGTGTCCTCGGCGGTGACCTCGGCCACCCTGCTGGTGATCGTCGCCGGCGCGTCGGTGTTCGGCGAGTATCTGACCTTCGAGCAGATTCCCACCAAGATCGCCGACGCCGTGGTGTCCAACATCTCCTCCCAGTGGGTGTTTCTGCTGGCGGTGAATCTGCTGCTGCTGGTCATCGGCATGTTCATGGACATCATCTCCGCCACCCTCATCCTCACCCCCATCTTTCTGCCCCTGCTCAAGCAGTTCGGCGTCGACACCCTGCATTTCGGCCTGCTCATGACCATCAACCTCGGCATCGGTTACTGCACGCCGCCCCTCGGGGTGAGCCTCTACATTTCCGGCGCCATGGTCGACAAGGGCGTGCTCTACGTGTCGCGCGCGGTGCTGCCCTTCGTGCTCATTCAGCTGGCGATCTTGCTGCTGCTCACCTTCTGGCCCGACGCGGTGCTGCTGCTGCCGCGCTGGTTCTACGGCTACGGCGGCTGA
- a CDS encoding TRAP transporter substrate-binding protein produces MKKLSAAVLAVVMLALAPALAQAQDDPLAAWRPAFDPSGAKYTYILSNVSHPGIEGIGVGYRIRDKVWERSNGQLYVDFRPLAQLGGERDVLQKLRLGAVQGMLCSSVAAANLADQLGVVNLPYVVDTFDKLDKFRATPALWEPFRDSALRQGVMVTDITGYGPYGWATTTPVKTLADAGKVNFRIAEAPVNTDIYRAWGFKFTVMPWPDVPQALQTGVINGLDHTPIVCNLTKKFDIAKHFTQVNYAQGLFVHLMNKRWFDGLPPELQKVLIETIEEESAASRVATRRQQEEQIEAAKANGVTFYPLADEDREQLIKQAEPVLAKWGERIGADYLQTVRDTLGD; encoded by the coding sequence GTGAAGAAGCTTTCAGCAGCGGTTTTGGCGGTGGTGATGCTGGCCCTGGCGCCGGCGCTCGCCCAGGCGCAGGACGATCCCCTGGCGGCCTGGCGACCGGCCTTTGATCCCTCGGGGGCCAAATACACCTACATCCTCTCCAATGTGTCGCATCCGGGCATCGAGGGCATCGGCGTCGGCTACCGCATCCGCGACAAGGTGTGGGAGCGCTCCAACGGCCAGCTCTACGTCGATTTCCGCCCCCTGGCGCAGCTCGGCGGCGAGCGCGACGTGCTGCAGAAGCTGCGGCTGGGCGCGGTGCAGGGCATGCTCTGCTCCTCGGTGGCGGCCGCGAACCTCGCCGACCAGCTGGGCGTGGTCAATCTGCCCTACGTGGTCGATACCTTCGACAAGCTCGACAAATTCCGCGCCACGCCCGCGCTCTGGGAGCCCTTTCGCGACAGCGCCCTGCGCCAGGGCGTGATGGTCACCGACATCACCGGCTACGGCCCCTACGGCTGGGCCACCACCACGCCGGTCAAGACCCTGGCCGATGCCGGCAAGGTCAACTTCCGCATCGCCGAGGCGCCGGTCAACACCGATATCTATCGCGCCTGGGGCTTCAAGTTCACCGTCATGCCTTGGCCCGACGTGCCCCAGGCCCTGCAGACCGGGGTGATCAACGGCCTCGACCACACCCCCATCGTCTGCAACCTGACCAAGAAGTTCGACATCGCCAAGCATTTCACCCAGGTCAACTACGCCCAGGGGCTCTTCGTGCATCTGATGAACAAGCGCTGGTTCGACGGGCTGCCGCCCGAGCTGCAGAAGGTGCTGATCGAAACCATCGAGGAGGAAAGCGCCGCCTCGCGCGTCGCCACCCGCCGTCAGCAGGAGGAGCAGATCGAGGCCGCCAAGGCCAACGGCGTCACCTTCTATCCCCTTGCCGACGAGGACCGCGAACAGTTGATCAAGCAGGCCGAGCCGGTGCTGGCCAAATGGGGCGAGCGCATCGGCGCCGACTATCTGCAAACCGTTCGCGATACCCTGGGCGACTAA
- a CDS encoding YgaP family membrane protein, giving the protein MTVNRWLRLIAGVFVLLSVLLAVSHSIHWLWLTAFVGLNLAQSALTDWCPMMTLLRRLGVRD; this is encoded by the coding sequence ATGACCGTCAATCGCTGGTTGCGCCTGATCGCCGGTGTTTTTGTCCTGCTCAGCGTCCTGCTGGCGGTATCCCACTCCATCCATTGGCTGTGGTTGACCGCCTTTGTCGGCCTCAATCTGGCCCAGAGCGCCTTGACCGACTGGTGCCCGATGATGACCCTGCTGCGTCGGCTCGGCGTGCGCGACTGA
- a CDS encoding universal stress protein, with translation MELKILLPLDDSDTSKRTLAYVLANRERFTPPLTLLHVVSIDKLAYRMIPDFQMDMVRERARATGEQFLQKTKERLAAAGLDVVPRLEVGNPRELIPRIANSEGFQLLVIGRGHMGEIRDVLFGSVANHVVHQVRCPVLLI, from the coding sequence ATGGAACTTAAAATTCTGCTGCCCCTCGACGATTCGGACACCTCGAAGCGCACCCTGGCCTACGTTCTCGCCAACCGCGAGCGCTTCACCCCGCCCCTGACGCTGCTGCACGTGGTGAGCATCGACAAGCTCGCCTACCGCATGATCCCCGATTTTCAGATGGACATGGTGCGTGAGCGCGCCCGCGCCACCGGCGAGCAATTCCTGCAAAAAACCAAGGAGCGTCTCGCCGCAGCCGGCCTCGACGTGGTGCCGCGCCTTGAAGTGGGCAACCCCCGCGAGCTGATTCCGCGCATCGCCAACAGCGAAGGCTTCCAACTGCTGGTCATCGGCCGCGGCCACATGGGCGAGATTCGCGACGTGCTGTTCGGCTCCGTGGCCAATCACGTCGTCCATCAGGTGCGCTGTCCGGTGCTTTTGATTTGA
- a CDS encoding TRAP transporter substrate-binding protein: MLKNAVLIGLSLLVSLATLVPLASAQDDPLAAWRPAFDPSGAQYTYILSNIDHPAIAGIGVGYRIRDKVWERSEGRLYVDFRPLAQLGGERDVLQKLRLGAIHGMMCSSVAAANLSPRLGIVNLPFVIETFEKLEKFRNTPELFDEFAAAAHAQGVTVVDFTSYGPYGWATTTPVASLADAGKVNFRIAEAPVNTDLYRAWGFKFTVMPWPDVHQALQTGVINGLDHTLIVCSITRKFDVARYFTPLNYAQGLYIHMINRRWLEQLPEDLRKILVETIQEESAEARRLGRIQIEEETARAREAGVTFVEFPAAERERLKEMAAPVYEKWSERIGSDYFEKVRARLGD; this comes from the coding sequence ATGCTGAAAAACGCGGTGCTCATCGGTCTGTCCCTGCTCGTCTCCCTCGCGACGCTTGTTCCCTTGGCCTCGGCCCAGGACGATCCCCTGGCCGCCTGGCGTCCCGCCTTCGACCCGAGCGGCGCCCAGTACACCTACATTCTCTCCAATATCGATCACCCGGCCATCGCCGGCATCGGCGTCGGCTATCGCATCCGCGACAAGGTGTGGGAGCGCTCCGAGGGGCGCCTCTACGTCGATTTCCGCCCCTTGGCGCAATTGGGCGGCGAGCGCGACGTGCTGCAGAAGCTGCGGCTCGGCGCGATTCACGGCATGATGTGCTCCTCGGTGGCCGCGGCCAACCTCTCACCGCGTCTGGGCATCGTCAATCTGCCCTTCGTCATCGAGACTTTTGAAAAACTCGAAAAGTTCCGCAACACGCCGGAACTGTTCGACGAGTTCGCCGCCGCCGCCCATGCCCAGGGCGTGACCGTGGTCGATTTCACCAGCTACGGCCCCTACGGCTGGGCCACCACCACGCCGGTGGCGAGCCTCGCCGATGCCGGCAAGGTCAACTTCCGCATCGCCGAGGCGCCCGTCAACACCGATCTGTATCGCGCCTGGGGCTTCAAGTTCACGGTCATGCCCTGGCCCGACGTGCACCAGGCCCTGCAGACCGGCGTCATCAACGGCCTCGATCACACTCTCATCGTGTGCAGCATCACCCGCAAGTTCGACGTGGCGCGTTATTTCACGCCCCTCAATTATGCCCAGGGCCTCTATATCCACATGATCAATCGCCGCTGGCTCGAGCAACTGCCCGAGGATCTGCGAAAGATCCTGGTGGAGACCATTCAGGAGGAGAGCGCCGAGGCGCGACGTCTCGGCCGTATCCAGATCGAGGAAGAGACCGCCCGCGCCCGCGAGGCCGGGGTGACCTTCGTGGAATTTCCCGCCGCCGAGCGTGAGCGGCTCAAGGAGATGGCCGCGCCGGTCTATGAAAAATGGTCCGAGCGCATCGGCAGCGATTATTTCGAAAAGGTCCGCGCTCGGTTGGGGGATTGA
- a CDS encoding TRAP transporter small permease: MWKKTARVIDRTLAFVEEWSLFLAVMLALVAALANVFLRKFTHVNLFWSDEVVRKVIFFTTYVGASAAVRSRSLIRIDALPQLFPLFKRGVTLLSHLAALFFAGLMVWLGWRMTAMVHADEFALTSTLRIPEWKFYAVLPVIGVLMFIRTLIVMVEDWQGGPSGD; the protein is encoded by the coding sequence ATGTGGAAAAAAACCGCCCGAGTCATCGATAGGACCCTCGCCTTCGTCGAGGAGTGGAGCCTGTTTCTCGCCGTGATGCTGGCCTTGGTCGCCGCCCTGGCCAACGTCTTTCTGCGCAAGTTCACCCACGTCAATCTGTTCTGGTCCGACGAGGTGGTGCGCAAGGTGATCTTCTTCACCACCTACGTCGGGGCCAGCGCCGCGGTGCGCAGCCGCTCCCTGATCCGCATCGACGCCCTGCCGCAGCTCTTTCCCCTGTTCAAGCGCGGCGTGACCCTGCTCAGCCATCTGGCGGCGCTGTTCTTCGCCGGGCTCATGGTGTGGCTCGGCTGGCGGATGACGGCCATGGTCCATGCCGATGAATTCGCCCTGACCTCCACCCTGCGCATTCCCGAGTGGAAATTCTACGCGGTGCTGCCGGTGATCGGCGTGCTCATGTTCATCCGCACCCTGATCGTCATGGTGGAAGACTGGCAGGGGGGCCCCTCGGGGGATTAG